A genomic window from Sceloporus undulatus isolate JIND9_A2432 ecotype Alabama chromosome 9, SceUnd_v1.1, whole genome shotgun sequence includes:
- the PSMB4 gene encoding proteasome subunit beta type-4, with the protein MMEVPSLLRSPIPFWAGGPAPGELYSPSVPATGAQAAGTSRTLSPMVTGTSVLGLKFDGGVIIAADMLGSYGSLARFRNISRIMKVNDSTVLGASGDYADFQYLKQVVEQMVIDEELLGDGHSYSPKAIHSWLTRAMYNRRSKMNPLWNTVVIGGYANGEGFLGYVDMLGVAYEAPSLATGYGSYVAQPLMRDALEKKPSLSQQEARALIERCMKILYYRDARSFNRYEITVVTEKGVEVEGPLSLETNWDIAHLVSGFE; encoded by the exons ATGATGGAGGTCCCTTCGCTGCTCCGGAGCCCGATCCCCTTCTGGGCCGGAGGTCCTGCTCCGGGGGAGCTTTACTCGCCCTCCGTCCCGGCAACCGGAGCCCAGGCAGCAGGAACCTCCAGGACTCT GAGCCCCATGGTGACGGGGACCTCCGTCCTGGGGCTGAAGTTTGACGGCGGGGTGATCATCGCTGCCGACATGCTGGGCTCCTACGGGTCCCTGGCCCGCTTCCGGAACATCTCCAGGATCATGAAGGTGAACGACAGCACCGTCCTGGGGGCCTCCGGAGACTACGCCGACTTCCAGTATCTCAAGCAAGTCGTCGAACAGATGGT GATCGATGAGGAGCTCTTGGGAGACGGCCACAGCTACAGCCCCAAGGCCATCCACTCCTGGTTGACGCGTGCCATGTACAACCGCCGGTCCAAGATGAACCCTCTCTGGAACACCGTGGTCATTGGCGGCTATGCCAACGGAGAAGG GTTCCTAGGTTATGTCGACATGCTTGGTGTGGCGTACGAAGCTCCTTCGCTCGCGACTGGGTATGGGTCCTATGTGGCGCAG CCTCTAATGAGAGACGCCCTGGAGAAGAAGCCCAGCCTGTCTCAGCAAGAGGCCCGGGCCCTCATCGAGCGTTGCATGAAAATCCTCTACTACAGAGATGCTCGCTCCTTCAATAGA TACGAGATCACAGTCGTTACGGAAAAAGGCGTGGAAGTGGAAGGCCCTCTCTCCTTGGAGACCAACTGGGACATAGCGCACCTGGTCAG TGGCTTTGAATGA